Within SAR202 cluster bacterium, the genomic segment CGGCGAGACCCATTGCCATTGTCGACAATACCCCAGCCATTCTGGCTGGGGTATTCCTTTGAAATAGCAGGCTTTGGCGAGCCTGTCCTCGGTAGGGGTCCCGACGCATCGGGGCATTTACAGGACAGCGGCAGTCAGATGCAGGTTAGATATCTGCTCGTAGGGGCGGCCCTATGTGGCCGCCCTGTTCAACCCGAGAGCGGCGGTAATTCACAGGAGTGGACATTTCAATGGGAAGGGCCAGGGCGGCCACGCAGGGCCGCCCCTACCGAAGGCGAGCCCGGCTCCACTACCTGCGCGGTGAACAACCAGGGCGGGTCTGAGACGCGCCCCTACCGCTTTCCCTACCCAACTGGTCGTCGGGCGCCAAACCTGTAGAATAGTCCGCGTGCAATTTCAAAATCAGGCAGGCTCATCATGGACCAGAAACAGATCGACCGCGTCCTCCGGCGCGGCGTTGCCGAGGTGATCGTCGAGGCGGAGCTCCGCAAGCTGCTGGAATCGGGCCAGCCGCTGAGGCTCAAGATGGGCTTCGACCCAACTGCCCCGGACCTTCACCTGGGGCACGCCGTGGGGCTGCGCAAGCTCCGCCAGCTCCAGGACCTGGGCCACAAGGTGGTGGTGATCGTGGGCGACTGGACTGCCCGGATAGGCGACCCCAGTGGGCGCTCCGCCACCCGGCCCATGCTCACCGAGCAGCAGGTGCTCGCCAACGCCGAGACGTACCTCAACCAGTTCTTCAAGATCGTCGACCGCAGCAAGACGGAGACGCGGTTGCAGAGCGACTGGTTCGGCCCGTTCACGCTTGCCGATGTCATCCGACTGACCAGCAAGTTCACGGTAGCCCAGTTTCTCGCCCGCGAAGACTTCGCAAAGCGCTTCAAGTCCAACCAGCCGATCGCCATTACAGAGATCCTCTACCCTCTCATGCAGGCGTACGACTCCGTCGTCATTAACTCGGACATCGAGTTCGGCGGCACAGACCAGAAGTTCAACCTGCTGGTAGGGCGAGAGCTGCAGGTAATGTCCGGGCAGCGGCCCCAGCAGTGCCTGATTGTGCCCATTCTGCCGGGCACCGACGGGATGAAGAAGATGAGCAAGAGCCTGGGCAACTACGTCGGCCTCACCGAGCCGCCGAACGATATGTTCGGCAAGATCATGCGCCTGCCGGACCTTGCCAGCGACGAGCTTCCGGACAGCGGCGCGACCGACCGCACAAAGGTCAACGGCTCGCAGTCGTTGATCCTCATGTACATGGAGTACCTGACGGACATCCCGGACGAGGAGATTGCGGAGATGAAGGCCGCGCTTGAAGCTAGCGCGGTCAATCCGATGGAGCTCAAGAAGAGGCTGGGCCGCGAGATTGTGGGCTTCTTCCATTCCCCCGAGGACGCGCTGGCCGCCGAGCGCCATTTCGAGCAGACCGTCCAGCGCCGCGAAGTGCCGAAGGACATCGAGACCTATCCCCTGCCGGCGCGCGCGGACCTCATGACGAAGCGCCTGAGCCGGTTCCTCGCCGAGACGGGCCTCGTTCCCAGCGCCGCAGAAGGCCGCCGCCTGATATCGCAAGGGGCTGTACAGGTGGACGGCGAGCGCGTGGACTCGGACGTGACCGCCGAGTTCCTGAAGCCCGGAAGCATCCTTCGCGTGGGCCGCCAGAGGATGATCAGACTGGCCTCCCACGGGGCGTGAAGAGGGTGCTGGGTGCTGGGTGCTGGGTGCTGGGTGCTGGGTGCTGGGTGCTGGGAATGACGATAGGAGTATGGCAGAATGGCCGTCAACAGCTATCAGGATCTCAGAGTCTGGCAAATGGGAATGGAGCTTGTTGAGGAGACTTACAAAGTCTCTCTTACATTTCCTCCTCATGAACGTTATGGCCTTGCACAGCAGATACAAAGGGCAGCGGTCTCCATCCCGTCTAACATCGCCGAAGGGCACGAGAGACACCACATCAAGGAGTATCTTCATCACCTTTCAATGGCTCAGGCCTCGCTGGCGGAGCTTGAGACTCAATTATTGATCGCCATTCGCCTAAAGTATCTGACAGAAGAACAATCGGCTATGGCTCGCCAAACAGCAGACTCATTAGGTAGACAGATTCGCGCGTTAAGATCAACCTTAGCGAAAAGAACATCCGAGTGACCGCTGCCCATGGTTTATCTCCCACCATCTTGGCTGTTGCCCAGCACCTAGCACCCAGAACCCAGAACCCTCCCCTGTGCTACAATTTTTTCCCGGCAAAGCGTCCGTTAGGAGGAACTCACGTGGTTAACCTGCGAATCCCCGGTCCGATCCCCGTTCCAGACGACATTCTCCAGGTGATGGCAACCCCGATGATCAACCATCGCGGGCCCAAGTTCAAGGAGATGCTCTTCCGCGTCACGGACGGGCTGCGGCAGGTCTTCGACACAAAGAACGACGTCTTCATCATCACGTCTTCCGGCACCGGCGCAATGGAGGCTGCCATCGTAAACACCCTCTCGCCCGGAGAGAAGGTGCTGTGCGCCTCCATCGGCTCGTTCGGCGACCGCTTCGGGGAGATTGCCCGCCGCTTCGGCGCGAACGTCACCATGCTCAAGTTCCCGCAGGGCACCGCCATCGATACGGCGAAGCTCCGAGAGGCGCTCAAGAAGGACCCGGGCATCACGACCGTCCTTGTTACGCACAACGAGACGAACACCGGGGTAACCAACGACCTTGAGGCCGTGGCGAAGGTGGTGAAGGGCGAGTTCAACAAGCTCCTGCTCGTGGACGGCATCAGCTCCGTCTGCTCCATCCCCATACACACCGACGCCTGGGACCTGGACGTGGTGGCCACAGCCTCCCAGAAGGGCTGGATGCTCCCGCCGGGCCTTGCCTTCATGTCCATGAGCAAGCGCGCGTGGGAGGCCCACAAGAAGTCCACGATGCCGCGCTTCTACTTCGACATGACCGAATACAAGAAGTACTACGACCTGGGCCAGCCGCCCTACACTCCCGGCCTTTCGCTCATCTTTGCGCTGGACTACGCCGTCAAGAAGCTGATGGATGAAGGCGTGGAGAACATCTACAAGCGCCATGCGAAGATCGCGCAGATCACCCGCAACGGCATCCGCGACCTTGGCCTCAAGGTGTTCCCGGACGACAAGATCGCGTCCAACACCGTCACGGCGGTCCTGATGCCGGACGGCATTGACGCCGACAAGCTCCGCAAGTTCGTGCTGGACGACCACAAAGTGGTGCTGGCGGGGGCCTACGGCGAGCTGACCGGCAAGATGTTCCGCATCGGCCACCTGGGGTACGTAACTCCGGGCGAGATCGAGGACATGCTCAAGGCCATCCGCCTCTCGCTGCCGAAGGTGGGCTTCACGCCCGCCACGCCGGCGAAGCGGTAGGGTGCGGCCCGGATTCGAAGACTTCCCGATTCCCAGGGGTCATACGGGATTTGCGACATCCGGGTTCAGAGCAAGGGACGGGGTACGGGGTGCGGGGTACGGAAGAGTCTCCCTCCTCTCCCGGAGGGAGAGGCCTACAGGGCCTTGTCCGTAGGGTGAGGGCTAAAGGCTGTTCTGCCCCGTGTCCCTTCCGAACGTAGGGGCAGGTCCCCGTGCCTGCCCGGCTTTTGGCTCGAAAGATCTCGCCATCAGGGCCGTACCCCACCCCGGGCCACGACTCCATCGGGGCTCGGCTGTTGGATCGAGAGTCTTCGCTCTTGGGCCGGTCCCCACCGGGGCAGGCACGGGGACCTGCCCCTACGCTCGGAGCCCCACAGCACACCACCCCGACACCCTCTCTGTCCCGATGGAATCGGGACATCTCCCTCGTCAAGGGGGAGAAAGGAAGAGGGAGCCGCCCTCACCCGTCCACTCAAGCACGCTCGTCGCCTTCCGCTGGAACTCCGCCACCGCGTCGGCGTCCCCGGTGAACAGCAGAGTGCCGTTTGCCACGATTTCCCGCTGGATCGCAAGCGGCACCGCGCGGCAGTTCACCAGGTCAACCGGCTGCCCCAGCGCGGCCACCAGCTCCCGCCGGCACGCCTCCGCTGCCTCCGCCAGCCCGCCAATCGCTACGCCCTCCGGCAGCAGAATGCCGAAGTCCATCTCCGCGTCCTCCCACCCCTCAGCCGCCTCGTACAGCCCAAGCAGGTAAATCGCCTGGGCTGCGGGGAAGTGGGAGAGGATGCTGCGGACGGCAACTCCGTGCTGATTCAAGTGTGACTTCCATGGCATTAGAAAAGTCGCGTACACTCCACAAGATACTGAAATGACTACCTTCAATCAAGCTTATTGACAATGCATCGTCAAAGAATGATATTAAGGCCGAGAAATCCGAGCGCACTGACCAACTCTGAATCTATCGGTGGCGTGAAATGGCAAATACTGAGCTTCGATATCTGTATCGAGACGCTTCAAACTACAAGTTCCGAGGGGTCGTAATCATCCGAGGGCGCCTAACTCTAGAAGAATTAGCGCCGTCTCTATGGGAGAGGGAGCACTTCCCTCCAACCAAGGTCGGGTTGAGATCCCTTGTTCCAGTGCCGTAGACCGAGGACGACCATGATTGGCATGAGATTTCAGAGTTGAGTCCGACATTCGAAACTCCTAATGGCCCCAGCGCCGCGGCCCTATTGAACTCTTTCAAAAGACGACATTCCGCATGATGGCGTCCGTGAGAGAGGCAAAGAGTTGGTCGAGACACGAACTCATCCTCACATTCGACCTGTACTGCAAAACGCCCTTTGGGAAAATTCACCGACGTAATCCGAGGGTTATAGCCTTGGCCGGAGCAATCGCAAGGTCGCCCAGTGCAGTAGCGTTGAAGATGACCAATTTCGCCAGCCTCGACCCGACGCTGCATCAGAAAGGTATGTCGAACGCCAGCAAGATGGACCGCGAGATTTGGGAAGAATTCTTCCTTCATTGGGATTCGCTAATCGCAGCCGTCTAGCAGGCGGAGAAAACCGTAGGTGGCGATCCAGCCCATAGTGAATTAGTGGACCGCGTAGGATTTGACGTCCTAACGATCAGTAAGGCCCGGCGGAACCAAGACTATTTCCGTGAAGTCGTGCTCGCGTCTTATGACACCACCTGTGCGATCACCGGCCTTCGCAACGCCGCTCTACTAGTTGCGAGTCACATCATCCCTTGGTCACAAAGTGAGACTGTACGCCTGAATCCAAGCAACGGCATATGCTTGAACGCCTTGCATGACAAAGCCTTCGACAGTGGTCTTATGACTTTCGATGAAGACTATTGCCTGATTTACTCCGACCAACTACAGCCGACGGCCGGCAGCAGTTGGAAATCCCTGTTCGCTCCTTACCAAGGCCTCAAGCTAACAATGCCGAGCCGCTTCTTGCCTGCACGCGAGTCACTGGAATTCCATCGGAACACTATCTTCATCCCCTAACATCTTGGAAGCCTCTCAAGTCTCATTTTGGACATCAGCGCTGGCTTAATGCAGCCTACCGCCGGTTGGCATTCTGAGCACCAACTCGCCAAATGTGTTTGCCGATTCCATTCTTAAGCAATCGCGCAATTCGTCTCTTCCGTCCTCCTCCTTATCCAATGGCGAGCAATTTGACGGCCCATGTCACTTTACCCTGCTTTCCGTACCCTGTACCCTATACCCCATACCCTACTCACCACGGAGCGGCAAATGGTCTCTATCGCCTTTGAAAAGTACCTCCTCCCGAATGGCCTGCAGGTCATTCTGCACGAAGACCACTCGCTGCCGATGGTGGGCGTGAACGTCTGGTACCACGTGGGCTCAAAGAACGAGGAGC encodes:
- a CDS encoding four helix bundle protein, which gives rise to MAVNSYQDLRVWQMGMELVEETYKVSLTFPPHERYGLAQQIQRAAVSIPSNIAEGHERHHIKEYLHHLSMAQASLAELETQLLIAIRLKYLTEEQSAMARQTADSLGRQIRALRSTLAKRTSE
- a CDS encoding tyrosine--tRNA ligase — its product is MDQKQIDRVLRRGVAEVIVEAELRKLLESGQPLRLKMGFDPTAPDLHLGHAVGLRKLRQLQDLGHKVVVIVGDWTARIGDPSGRSATRPMLTEQQVLANAETYLNQFFKIVDRSKTETRLQSDWFGPFTLADVIRLTSKFTVAQFLAREDFAKRFKSNQPIAITEILYPLMQAYDSVVINSDIEFGGTDQKFNLLVGRELQVMSGQRPQQCLIVPILPGTDGMKKMSKSLGNYVGLTEPPNDMFGKIMRLPDLASDELPDSGATDRTKVNGSQSLILMYMEYLTDIPDEEIAEMKAALEASAVNPMELKKRLGREIVGFFHSPEDALAAERHFEQTVQRREVPKDIETYPLPARADLMTKRLSRFLAETGLVPSAAEGRRLISQGAVQVDGERVDSDVTAEFLKPGSILRVGRQRMIRLASHGA
- a CDS encoding alanine--glyoxylate aminotransferase family protein — its product is MVNLRIPGPIPVPDDILQVMATPMINHRGPKFKEMLFRVTDGLRQVFDTKNDVFIITSSGTGAMEAAIVNTLSPGEKVLCASIGSFGDRFGEIARRFGANVTMLKFPQGTAIDTAKLREALKKDPGITTVLVTHNETNTGVTNDLEAVAKVVKGEFNKLLLVDGISSVCSIPIHTDAWDLDVVATASQKGWMLPPGLAFMSMSKRAWEAHKKSTMPRFYFDMTEYKKYYDLGQPPYTPGLSLIFALDYAVKKLMDEGVENIYKRHAKIAQITRNGIRDLGLKVFPDDKIASNTVTAVLMPDGIDADKLRKFVLDDHKVVLAGAYGELTGKMFRIGHLGYVTPGEIEDMLKAIRLSLPKVGFTPATPAKR